In the genome of Perca fluviatilis chromosome 4, GENO_Pfluv_1.0, whole genome shotgun sequence, one region contains:
- the pigu gene encoding phosphatidylinositol glycan anchor biosynthesis class U protein, which translates to MAAPLTLLLIVAVTIRAALYRSSLADLISERVEVVSPLTAWKRVVEGLALLDLGVSPYSGDVFHETPLIIYFFHFLVDYAEITFMLADVITAVALYMTVKDYNKQVFRKQKYALEADRYPLDCLELIRSPKEMYYIPLKVAMFYLLNPFTILSCVAKSTCGLNNAVLALFILSTIKGNVLLSAVFLSLATYQSIYPLTLCAAALLYLMQRQYIPVNYRRASFWWFIAQYAFMYLGSLFVIVCLSFFLLGSWDYLPSVYGFILSVPDLTPNIGLFWYFFAEMFEHFRLFFLCVFQINVFFYTIPLSIKLKEHPVFLIFMQLAVISIFKSYPTVGDIALYLAFLPVWSHLHRFLRNIFLVSCVLLTCSALFPVLWHLWIYAGSANSNFYYAITLLFNVAQILLVSDYFYAFLRREHHLTYGLYLKRKDGSEATLVLK; encoded by the exons ATGGCGGCTCCCTTGACACTACTTTTGATTGTGGCCGTTACGATCCGTGCAGCTCTGTACAGATCCAGTTTAGCGGACCTCATATCGGAGAGAGTGGAGGTGGTGTCTCCGCTTACCGCCTGGAAGAGAG tTGTTGAAGGCTTGGCTCTGCTTGACTTGGGAGTCTCACCGTACTCTGGAGATGTTTTCCATGAG aCTCCTCTCATCATTTACTTCTTTCACTTTTTGGTGGACTATGCAGAGATAACGTTTATG tTGGCAGATGTGATCACTGCTGTGGCTCTCTACATGACCGTGAAGGACTACAACAAACAAGTG TTCAGAAAGCAGAAATATGCCCTGGAGGCAGACCGCTACCCCCTCGACTGCCTGGAGCTCATCAGGAGCCCCAAAGAAATGTACTACATCCCTCTGAAAGTAGCCATGTT TTACCTATTGAACCCGTTCACCATCCTGTCCTGCGTCGCCAAGTCAACCTGTGGCCTGAACAACGCCGTCCTCGCCCTTTTCATCCTCTCTACAATCAAAG GAAATGTTTTGCTGAGCGCCGTATTTCTCTCCTTGGCCACCTATCAGTCCATCTATCCTCTCACTCTGTGCGCCGCGGCGCTGCTCTATTTGATGCAG CGTCAGTACATCCCGGTGAACTACCGGCGGGCCAGCTTCTGGTGGTTCATTGCTCAGTATGCCTTCATGTACCTGGGCAGCCTCTTCGTCATCGTCTGCCTCTCCTTTTTCCTGCTCGGCTCCTGGGACTACCTGCCGTCTGTCTACGGCTTCAT TCTCTCCGTACCAGACCTGACCCCGAACATCGGCCTCTTCTGGTATTTCTTCGCCGAGATGTTTGAACACTTCCGCCTCTTCTTCCTCTGCGTCTTCCAGATCAACGTCTTCTTCTACACTATCCCCCTGTCCATCAAACTCAA AGAGCACCCGGTGTTTCTGATCTTCATGCAGTTGGCTGTGATCTCCATCTTCAAGTCTTACCCCACTGTGGGAGATATCGCTCTCTACCTGGCCTTCCTTCCTGTCTGGAGTCACCTGCACAGAT TCTTGAGGAACATCTTCCTGGTGTCCTGCGTCCTGCTGACCTGCTCGGCTCTGTTCCCGGTTCTCTGGCATCTGTGGATCTACGCCGGGAGCGCCAACTCCAACTTCTACTACGCCATCACGCTGCTGTTCAACGTGGCACAG ATTCTGCTGGTGTCGGATTATTTCTACGCCTTCTTGAGGAGAGAACATCACCTCACCTACGGATTGTATCTGAAGAGAAAAGACGGCTCCGAGGCTACACTAGttcttaaataa